Sequence from the Calidithermus timidus DSM 17022 genome:
CTCGAGGGCCGCGAAGTCGTTGGCCCAGCCGTCCTCGTAGCGGCGCTCCCAGGCCGAGACCTCGGCGCCGGTGCTGCGGGCGAGTTCGAACGCCGACTCGTAGCAGGGCGTCTCCACGATCACGTGGTCGCCGGGGCCCACCAGCGCGTGGTAGACCAGGAAGATCCCCTCCTCGGCGGCGGCGGCCACCAGCACGTCGTCGGGGGCGAGGCGCTCGTAGATGGCGGCGATGGCCTCGCGCAGGTAGGGCGCGCCCGGCGACTCGGTGTAGCCGAGCCACAGCCGGTCGAGGCGCTCGCGGGCGTCGGGCTCGAGCGCCAGCAACTCCTCCACGCTGCGCGACTCGGCGTCGGAGCTGGAGAGCATGTACTGGGCGGTGAACTCGTACTTGGCGTAGTACTGCTCGATGCGGAAGGGCTTGAGCTTCATGCCCTCGAGTCTGGGGGATTGGGGGCCCCGCCGTCTAGGGCGAACCCGGCCCGGTGCTGCGCAGGGGTCACGCCTGCCCTCCGCTCGAGCGACAAAGCGAGGAGGGCGGCCCTGGCGGCCGCCCTCCCGCGAACGCCGAGGCCGGTCAGGCCTTGTCGGCTACCACCACCACCTTGAGGTTCATGGGAACTTCGGGGTGGGGCTTGTAGACCAGGGTGTACTCGCCCAGGTCCTTGATGGGGCGCTCGAGCAGCAAGCGCTTGGGGTCGATGCCGATCTGGTGCTGGGCCTCCAGCGCCGAGGCGATCTCACGGCTGGTGACCGAGCCGTAGATCTTGGTCTCGCCGGCCTTTACCTTGAGCTCGAGGGTCAGGGACTCGAGGATCTCCTTCAGGCGCTCGGCCTCGGCCTTGCGCTCGGCGGCCTTCTTAGCCTGGGCGCGAATCTTGGCCTCGAGGGTTTTGAGGTTGGACTCACTAGCCAGTGCGGCAAGGCCCCGGGGCAGCAGATAGTTGCGGGCATAGCCCGGCTTGACGTTGACCACAGCGCCCACGTCGCCCAGGTTCTCCATGGGTTCGAGCAGAATCACCTTCATGGCTCACCTCTTACTTGCGCACCAGCTTCTCGACGTAGGGCAGCAGGCCCAGGTGGCGGGCGCGCTTGATGGTGCGGGCCAGCTTGCGCTGGTCTTGGGCGTTGAGGCCGGTGCGGCGACGCGGCAAGATCTTGCCGGTCTCCGACAGGAAGCGCTTGAGGATGTCGACGTTCTTGTAGTCGTTGAGGTCAAA
This genomic interval carries:
- the rplI gene encoding 50S ribosomal protein L9, with protein sequence MKVILLEPMENLGDVGAVVNVKPGYARNYLLPRGLAALASESNLKTLEAKIRAQAKKAAERKAEAERLKEILESLTLELKVKAGETKIYGSVTSREIASALEAQHQIGIDPKRLLLERPIKDLGEYTLVYKPHPEVPMNLKVVVVADKA
- the rpsR gene encoding 30S ribosomal protein S18, which encodes MSTKKVSPKGAKGERPDRGARRGRKPKVAAAVGAFDLNDYKNVDILKRFLSETGKILPRRRTGLNAQDQRKLARTIKRARHLGLLPYVEKLVRK